One window of Rasiella rasia genomic DNA carries:
- the kbl gene encoding glycine C-acetyltransferase gives MYGKIKEHLQQELQEIKDNGLFKKERIITSPQGAAIKISTGEEVINFCSNNYLGLSSNKEVIQAAKDAMDTHGFGMSSVRFICGTQDIHKDLEASIASYYQTEDTILYAAAFDANGGVFEPLLTAEDAIISDSLNHASIIDGVRLCKAARYRYENSNMEALEEQLIAANENGARFKIIVTDGVFSMDGIVAPLDKICDLADKYDALVMIDECHAAGFIGETGRGTLEEKGVMGRIDIITGTLGKALGGAMGGYTTGKKEIIELLRQRSRPYLFSNSLAPAIVGASIKVFEMLATDTSLRDKLEKNTAYFKEGMKAAGFDIVEGDSAIVPVMLYDAKLSQEMADLLLEEGIYVIGFFYPVVPKGKARIRVQLSAAHEKVHIDKAIAAFTKVGLNLGVITQ, from the coding sequence ATGTACGGAAAAATTAAAGAACATTTACAGCAAGAACTTCAGGAAATAAAGGATAATGGATTGTTCAAAAAAGAACGCATTATTACTTCTCCTCAGGGTGCAGCAATTAAGATTTCAACAGGAGAAGAAGTGATTAACTTTTGTTCTAACAACTATTTAGGGCTTTCTTCCAACAAAGAAGTAATACAAGCTGCAAAAGATGCTATGGACACGCACGGGTTTGGAATGTCGTCGGTTCGTTTTATCTGCGGAACTCAAGATATTCACAAAGATTTGGAAGCAAGCATTGCTTCTTATTATCAAACAGAAGATACCATTTTATATGCTGCGGCTTTTGATGCAAATGGTGGTGTTTTTGAACCATTGCTTACAGCCGAAGATGCCATAATTTCAGATTCGCTAAATCACGCGTCTATAATAGATGGTGTGCGTCTGTGCAAAGCAGCGCGCTACCGATATGAAAACAGCAACATGGAAGCCTTGGAAGAGCAACTTATTGCTGCCAACGAAAATGGTGCTCGATTTAAAATTATTGTAACAGACGGAGTCTTTTCTATGGATGGTATTGTGGCTCCTTTAGATAAAATTTGCGATTTAGCTGATAAATACGATGCCTTGGTTATGATAGATGAATGTCATGCAGCAGGTTTTATTGGGGAGACAGGACGCGGAACCCTTGAAGAAAAAGGGGTGATGGGCAGAATAGACATTATAACAGGAACCTTAGGAAAGGCGCTTGGCGGAGCAATGGGAGGATATACTACCGGGAAAAAAGAAATTATTGAATTATTAAGACAACGTTCAAGACCGTACTTATTCTCTAACTCACTTGCCCCTGCCATTGTAGGAGCATCTATTAAGGTATTTGAAATGCTTGCAACAGATACGTCTCTTCGCGATAAACTAGAAAAGAACACCGCTTACTTTAAAGAAGGTATGAAAGCTGCTGGTTTTGATATTGTTGAAGGAGACTCTGCAATTGTTCCGGTAATGTTATACGATGCGAAACTCTCGCAGGAAATGGCCGATTTACTTCTTGAAGAAGGAATCTACGTTATAGGGTTCTTTTATCCAGTTGTACCAAAGGGGAAAGCGAGAATTCGTGTGCAATTATCTGCTGCTCATGAGAAAGTACATATAGATAAGGCCATTGCTGCCTTCACAAAAGTAGGGCTAAATTTAGGGGTCATTACCCAATAG
- a CDS encoding PD-(D/E)XK nuclease family protein: MLTFLEETLEHIQKTHQNLSDAVFILPSKRAGGFLKNYLRKTATSTQFLPKISSIEDLIQELSGLQIIDTTELLFKSYEVYKKTSSFKEKESFDQYAGWATTLLNDFNEVDRHLVDTQQFFDYLGSIKALERWNVTSQKTHFLENYVTFWKSLPLFYENLKAYLIENGVAYQGLVYREAVVAIEHYLHVNAQQQHYFIGFNALNVAEQQIIQAFLENGNSEVYWDAERSFVEDAAHSASLFFRRYTKQWKYFQQNNPQFISENFSGRKHINFVACQKNVSQLKYVGELLAKFSEEKLKNTAIVLADETLLLPLLHSLPQNVIHVNVTMGASLKTFPVTVFFESLLAVQSKNNSTYYYKDILKIIGHPVASKLIVSKKIIAAISEENRSHYSLAQLLDIVEQQDKEIVTTLFNSFDDSPKKALVACEFLLQKLKGVIEKRSLENVVLFELHGIFTNLQSLEAKFDHLASLGALQELFLELIATTTIDFKGDAYEGLQVMGVLETRVLDFENVVLLSVNEGILPAGKSNSSYITYDLKKQFNLPLFTEKDAIYTYHFYHMLHRAKEVTMCYTNTSEGLNSGEKSRFLLQLEIEKQAQHVHSKFQVSPSLTFSSESLKTISKTESVQKRLQAIAAKGFSPSALTSYIRNPIDFYYQKVLGIKELDEVEETVAYNTLGTVVHDTLQHLYEPYCGTELSLEILKKLKSLASTEVAKQFSKSFSGGDISKGKNLIIFEVAKRYVHNLISLDESDLQSGNTIKIEHIESNLRVQLPISELSFPVHIHGKVDRVDSFNGQLRIIDYKTGSVHQGDLELVDWSTLNQDYKFSKAFQVLTYALMLHENHGFTSTQGGIISFKNMQGGFLKFCTKDSSRTKNYNITEDTLLLFKEELKNLILEICNLDTPFTEKEID; the protein is encoded by the coding sequence ATGCTTACTTTCCTAGAAGAAACCTTAGAACATATACAGAAAACCCATCAGAATCTATCTGATGCTGTTTTTATACTTCCAAGTAAACGAGCGGGTGGCTTTCTCAAAAACTACCTTCGGAAAACAGCAACATCAACACAATTTCTTCCAAAGATTAGCAGCATTGAAGACCTAATTCAAGAACTATCTGGGCTGCAAATTATAGACACTACAGAACTACTTTTTAAAAGCTACGAAGTTTACAAGAAGACTTCTTCCTTTAAAGAGAAAGAAAGTTTCGATCAATACGCAGGATGGGCCACAACACTTTTAAATGATTTTAATGAAGTTGACAGACACCTTGTAGATACACAACAGTTTTTTGACTATCTAGGAAGTATAAAAGCATTAGAGCGCTGGAATGTTACCTCACAAAAAACACATTTTTTAGAAAACTATGTGACCTTCTGGAAGAGCCTTCCACTTTTCTACGAAAATCTAAAAGCTTATCTCATTGAGAACGGTGTTGCCTACCAAGGACTTGTCTACAGAGAAGCTGTGGTTGCCATAGAACATTACTTACACGTAAATGCGCAACAACAGCATTATTTTATAGGTTTTAACGCCCTTAATGTGGCCGAGCAACAAATTATTCAGGCATTCTTAGAAAATGGAAATTCAGAAGTGTATTGGGATGCAGAACGGTCCTTTGTAGAAGATGCTGCGCATAGTGCTTCTTTGTTTTTTAGACGCTATACGAAGCAATGGAAATACTTTCAGCAAAACAATCCTCAGTTTATATCTGAAAATTTCTCGGGTAGAAAACATATTAATTTTGTTGCTTGTCAGAAAAACGTTTCGCAATTAAAATATGTCGGTGAGTTATTAGCTAAATTTTCAGAAGAAAAACTAAAAAACACCGCTATCGTTCTAGCCGACGAAACATTATTATTACCCTTACTACATTCTTTACCGCAAAATGTGATACACGTAAACGTAACTATGGGAGCTTCTCTCAAAACGTTTCCAGTAACTGTATTTTTTGAATCCTTGCTAGCGGTACAGAGCAAAAATAATTCGACATATTATTACAAAGATATTCTCAAGATTATTGGGCACCCTGTCGCTTCCAAATTGATTGTTAGCAAGAAAATTATAGCAGCAATTTCAGAAGAAAATAGAAGTCATTATAGCTTAGCACAACTATTAGACATTGTTGAACAGCAGGATAAAGAAATTGTTACTACCCTTTTCAATTCCTTCGATGATAGCCCTAAAAAGGCACTCGTCGCATGTGAATTCCTCTTACAGAAATTAAAAGGTGTTATTGAAAAAAGATCGCTAGAAAATGTAGTGCTATTCGAGCTACATGGCATCTTTACTAATCTACAATCGTTAGAGGCTAAGTTTGACCATTTGGCATCGCTTGGAGCGCTACAAGAGCTTTTCTTAGAGCTAATAGCAACCACTACCATAGATTTCAAAGGAGATGCGTACGAAGGATTACAAGTGATGGGTGTTTTAGAAACAAGGGTACTTGATTTTGAGAACGTTGTTTTGCTTTCGGTTAACGAAGGAATACTTCCCGCAGGAAAATCGAACTCGTCATATATCACTTACGATTTAAAGAAACAGTTTAATCTTCCTCTTTTTACAGAAAAGGATGCCATTTACACCTATCATTTTTATCATATGTTGCATAGGGCCAAAGAAGTGACCATGTGCTACACAAACACTTCAGAAGGTTTGAATAGTGGTGAAAAAAGCCGTTTCCTCTTACAATTAGAAATAGAAAAGCAAGCCCAGCACGTACATTCTAAATTTCAAGTAAGTCCAAGTCTTACTTTTTCAAGTGAAAGCTTAAAAACTATTTCAAAAACCGAATCGGTACAAAAACGTTTACAGGCTATTGCAGCCAAGGGGTTTTCGCCATCTGCACTCACTTCTTACATTAGAAATCCGATAGACTTTTATTACCAAAAGGTGTTGGGGATAAAAGAGCTGGATGAAGTTGAAGAAACTGTTGCCTATAATACACTAGGGACTGTGGTTCATGACACCTTACAACATCTTTATGAACCGTATTGTGGCACAGAGCTTTCGTTGGAAATTCTAAAAAAATTGAAATCGCTTGCTTCAACTGAAGTCGCAAAACAATTCTCTAAAAGTTTTTCAGGCGGGGATATTTCCAAAGGGAAAAACTTAATCATATTTGAAGTAGCAAAACGTTATGTACATAATCTTATCTCGCTTGATGAATCTGACCTTCAGAGCGGAAACACAATTAAAATAGAGCATATAGAAAGTAATCTTCGTGTACAATTACCAATTTCAGAACTCTCGTTTCCAGTTCATATTCATGGAAAAGTAGATAGGGTAGATAGTTTTAATGGCCAGCTACGAATTATAGATTATAAAACGGGCAGTGTACATCAAGGCGACTTAGAGCTAGTTGATTGGTCTACGCTTAACCAAGATTATAAATTTAGTAAGGCTTTTCAAGTGCTCACATATGCATTAATGCTACATGAAAATCATGGTTTCACAAGCACTCAAGGTGGTATTATTTCATTTAAAAATATGCAAGGTGGATTTCTAAAGTTTTGCACTAAAGATTCTTCGAGAACTAAAAATTACAACATAACTGAAGACACCTTGCTGCTATTTAAGGAAGAATTAAAAAATTTAATTCTGGAGATTTGCAACCTAGATACGCCCTTTACTGAAAAAGAGATTGATTAA
- a CDS encoding universal stress protein, which yields MKNILVPIGGSDNAVSNLQYAIDLAQEVDAYVYVISIFQELSKVGGLTKVNSIIKEDTESRLDEVLSKVNKKDVTVIAHPLKGGVVETINRFNKHVPVDLMVLSPRSNSIREEVYLGNTSGKILKQTNIPILIVPEGAVFEQPSTILMAFKNGSFKSKKMLQPLRKFSKHFGTEINVLHVDTPETTEEMKNVSKALRKIESSYTKTENATTFQAVLEHFQSHNPDMLCVVRRKRGFFKKLWEKNVVLKKEFHTTKPLLVLPVQE from the coding sequence ATGAAAAATATTTTAGTTCCAATAGGTGGCAGTGATAATGCAGTGAGTAATTTACAATATGCCATAGATTTAGCGCAGGAAGTAGACGCGTATGTGTATGTAATTTCTATATTTCAAGAACTTAGTAAAGTAGGCGGCTTAACTAAAGTAAATTCAATTATCAAGGAAGATACAGAGTCTAGATTAGATGAGGTGTTGTCTAAGGTAAACAAAAAGGACGTTACCGTTATAGCACACCCATTAAAAGGAGGCGTTGTAGAAACCATAAACAGATTTAACAAGCATGTACCAGTAGACCTTATGGTACTGTCTCCAAGGAGTAATTCTATACGAGAGGAAGTGTATCTAGGAAATACCTCTGGGAAAATATTAAAACAAACTAATATTCCTATTTTAATTGTTCCAGAAGGGGCAGTTTTTGAACAACCAAGCACAATCTTAATGGCGTTTAAAAATGGTTCTTTTAAATCGAAAAAAATGCTACAGCCTCTTCGGAAATTCTCCAAGCATTTTGGAACAGAGATAAATGTCTTACATGTTGATACGCCAGAAACAACGGAAGAGATGAAAAATGTAAGCAAAGCGCTTAGAAAAATAGAATCATCGTATACCAAAACTGAGAATGCAACAACATTTCAGGCGGTCTTAGAACACTTTCAAAGCCATAACCCAGATATGTTGTGCGTGGTGCGTCGTAAGCGCGGGTTTTTCAAAAAGTTATGGGAAAAGAATGTGGTTCTTAAAAAGGAATTTCATACTACAAAGCCTTTACTTGTTTTGCCAGTACAGGAATAA
- a CDS encoding OmpA family protein, which translates to MKHLNSILVAALLIIGVGAANAQDENNPWAVGAGMNAVDVFPVGIEDEGRFPARSADFQEIKGEFGDEYFNANDHWNILPSVSRVSVGRYIGSGFSFTGVGTINKINKLGDTRADDLTYYGLDGEIKYSLRDLINGPGGWFDPSLGVGGGYTWIDDIGFGTANGIANVRFWLGENFAFDVQSTYKHAFEDTYGVKHFQHSAGFMFKFGGKDTDGDGIYDVDDECPETPGLPEFNGCPDTDGDGIEDRNDACPNTPGLAEFNGCPDTDGDGIPDPQDACPTVAGLASMNGCPDADGDGITDAEDACPNEAGPKANNGCPYQDRDGDGVLDKDDECPDVPGTVANNGCPEVTIEIINQLNEYSKTILFDYDKATIRQESYSALQSISDIMKEYSTANFHIEGHTDDRGRDAYNMDLSKRRAASVREYLTTKGIPSNRLTSEGYGESRPIATNKTAAGRQQNRRVEISLKK; encoded by the coding sequence ATGAAACATCTTAACAGTATTTTAGTTGCTGCGCTCCTTATCATCGGGGTTGGTGCAGCTAACGCACAGGACGAAAACAATCCTTGGGCAGTTGGTGCCGGTATGAACGCAGTAGACGTTTTTCCAGTAGGAATTGAAGACGAGGGCAGGTTTCCAGCCAGAAGCGCAGACTTCCAAGAAATTAAAGGAGAATTTGGAGACGAATACTTCAATGCGAATGACCACTGGAACATCTTACCTTCAGTATCTAGAGTATCTGTAGGTAGATATATAGGTAGCGGATTCTCTTTTACAGGAGTTGGTACTATCAACAAAATTAACAAGTTAGGTGATACCAGAGCTGACGATTTAACGTACTACGGTCTTGATGGTGAAATTAAATATAGCTTAAGAGATCTAATTAACGGCCCAGGTGGATGGTTTGATCCATCTCTTGGTGTTGGTGGTGGTTACACTTGGATAGACGATATCGGATTTGGAACTGCAAACGGTATTGCAAATGTTCGTTTTTGGTTAGGTGAAAACTTTGCCTTTGACGTACAGTCTACTTACAAGCACGCTTTCGAAGACACTTATGGAGTTAAGCACTTTCAGCACTCTGCTGGATTTATGTTTAAGTTTGGTGGAAAAGATACTGATGGTGACGGTATCTACGACGTAGATGATGAGTGTCCAGAAACACCAGGTCTTCCAGAATTTAACGGATGTCCTGATACAGACGGTGACGGAATCGAAGATAGAAACGATGCTTGTCCAAACACACCTGGTTTAGCTGAATTCAACGGTTGTCCTGATACAGACGGTGATGGTATTCCTGATCCTCAAGATGCTTGTCCAACAGTAGCTGGTCTTGCTTCAATGAACGGATGTCCTGATGCTGATGGTGATGGTATTACCGATGCTGAAGATGCTTGTCCTAACGAGGCTGGTCCTAAGGCTAACAATGGTTGTCCTTACCAAGATCGTGATGGTGACGGTGTATTAGACAAAGATGATGAGTGTCCAGATGTTCCTGGAACTGTAGCTAACAATGGTTGCCCAGAAGTAACTATTGAAATTATCAACCAATTGAATGAGTACTCTAAAACTATCTTATTCGATTACGATAAAGCGACAATCCGTCAAGAGTCTTACTCTGCATTACAGAGTATTTCTGATATCATGAAAGAATACTCAACTGCTAACTTCCACATTGAAGGGCACACAGATGATAGAGGTAGAGATGCTTATAACATGGATCTTTCTAAGAGACGTGCTGCATCTGTAAGAGAATACCTTACAACTAAAGGTATCCCTTCTAATAGGTTGACTTCAGAAGGATACGGTGAAAGCCGTCCAATTGCTACAAACAAAACTGCAGCAGGAAGACAACAAAACAGACGTGTTGAAATCTCTTTGAAGAAATAA
- a CDS encoding UvrD-helicase domain-containing protein, with protein sequence MEISAPITIYNASAGSGKTFTLVQLFLEKLLSSGNPDAYKNFLAITFTNKAVAEMKKRIIDTLVSFSEEESFTNPPKMLQKIAKRTEISIETLQLRAKKSLKHLLHNYAQFSVETIDHFNHRLIRTFARDLKLPAHFEVSLDVPLLLSEAVDNLINKAGEDMEITKVLVAFALHKTDEDKSWDIAYDLLTTASLLLNENDAAYLQQFKTTTLTDFQTLKATLTKKRNSHFATLKDLAKNTLQIIEEAGLEKTDFNGGSRAYFPSYLEKIANENLSVAFGAAWQSSMGEKPMYPKSKTTDAIAQTIDALTDQFVAVFLQSKELVVEIKLLDNILKNLTPLSVINLVQLELQNLKEEQNVLPISEFNALINEEIKDQPAPFIYERLGDRYRHFFIDEFQDTSLLQWQNLIPLIDNAVSQEYEGTSPGSVLLVGDAKQAIYRWRGGLPEQFIDLYSKKAVPFSNTNVAIENLDTNWRSHEQIVSFNNSFFSFLANRFGNSMHQNLYEIGNRQKTNSKSEGYVQLEFITAADKEDANEQYGRCVLNTIQNLTAGKYAPEDICILTRTKKDGVAISTYLMEAGIHVVSAETLLVNSSALVQFLVNGLTLALYPDNDMVKVSWLDFLHGHFNIPTAKHDFLEACLSKNDTSLNELLSEYQITVNLATLTTLSLYQAFEYLIKQSKLYTVADAYLFAFMDIVLEFETQPQASKLNFLDYWESKKEKASIPSEGMKDAVTVMTIHKSKGLEFPIVLYPYANTKLYAEQNAKAWFPLNEGGFGDALINFSKEVEHFGAVGQALFSDRRNTLELDNINLLYVVLTRAVEQLYVYSEIPSKISIEQPDDFRQLLIAYLSANNLWNPDQLRYSFGDFKATCNLASKEKKRDEVVVVTPSYISSSPEEHQLRIASSEASLWQTDAEAAIDLGNLVHDTMEHIRTKNDIKTVFASYRERALYPEDTITYLESVVVNIVQHPDVMHLFSDELTPSSIINERDIVTSTQELLRPDRLNFFDDNTVTITDYKTGTENTKHNRQLEIYGKTLQDMGYEIAEKILIYSHGASISINKI encoded by the coding sequence TTGGAAATTTCAGCACCTATTACCATATACAATGCTTCTGCCGGTAGCGGAAAAACTTTTACCCTGGTTCAACTGTTCTTAGAAAAGCTGCTTAGTTCTGGCAATCCCGACGCCTATAAGAACTTTTTGGCTATTACGTTTACCAACAAGGCCGTAGCAGAAATGAAAAAACGTATCATAGATACGCTTGTAAGCTTTTCCGAAGAAGAAAGCTTTACAAACCCGCCTAAAATGCTTCAAAAAATTGCCAAAAGAACTGAAATTTCTATCGAAACACTTCAGCTTAGAGCAAAAAAGTCGTTAAAACATCTTTTACATAATTATGCCCAATTTAGTGTTGAAACCATAGACCATTTTAATCATAGATTGATTAGAACTTTTGCAAGAGATTTAAAACTTCCGGCCCATTTTGAAGTGAGCTTAGATGTTCCTTTACTCCTGTCTGAAGCTGTAGACAATCTTATTAACAAGGCAGGTGAAGACATGGAAATAACAAAAGTGCTAGTAGCATTTGCACTACACAAAACAGATGAAGATAAATCATGGGATATTGCATACGACTTACTAACTACTGCCTCGTTGTTGCTGAATGAGAATGACGCAGCGTATTTACAACAATTTAAGACCACAACCTTAACCGATTTTCAAACGCTTAAAGCAACACTTACTAAAAAACGTAACAGTCATTTCGCCACATTAAAAGACCTAGCGAAAAACACCTTGCAAATCATTGAAGAGGCTGGTCTAGAGAAAACAGATTTTAATGGTGGCTCTAGAGCTTATTTTCCAAGTTATCTCGAAAAAATAGCCAACGAAAACCTATCTGTTGCTTTCGGTGCTGCATGGCAAAGTAGTATGGGAGAGAAGCCTATGTATCCCAAATCAAAAACAACCGATGCGATTGCTCAAACTATCGATGCACTTACAGATCAATTTGTTGCTGTGTTTTTACAATCTAAAGAATTGGTCGTAGAAATTAAGTTACTAGACAACATTCTTAAAAACCTCACCCCCTTGTCTGTAATCAATTTAGTGCAACTGGAATTGCAAAACTTAAAAGAGGAACAGAACGTCCTTCCTATTTCAGAATTTAACGCTTTGATTAATGAAGAAATAAAAGATCAACCAGCTCCTTTTATTTATGAACGACTAGGAGACAGGTATCGGCATTTTTTTATAGATGAATTTCAAGACACATCGCTATTACAATGGCAAAATTTAATTCCACTTATAGACAATGCAGTTTCTCAAGAGTACGAAGGCACAAGCCCAGGTAGCGTTTTATTAGTAGGAGATGCCAAACAAGCTATTTATAGATGGCGGGGGGGCTTACCAGAGCAATTTATTGATTTATACAGCAAGAAAGCTGTTCCGTTTTCGAACACAAATGTGGCAATAGAGAACCTAGATACCAATTGGCGTAGCCATGAGCAAATAGTCTCTTTTAATAATTCTTTTTTTAGCTTTCTTGCCAATAGATTTGGAAATTCGATGCATCAAAATTTATACGAAATTGGTAATCGGCAAAAGACCAATTCGAAATCTGAAGGCTACGTTCAATTAGAATTTATAACCGCGGCAGATAAAGAAGACGCTAACGAGCAATACGGGCGATGTGTTTTAAACACCATACAAAACCTAACAGCTGGCAAGTACGCACCAGAAGATATTTGCATTTTAACGAGAACCAAAAAAGATGGTGTTGCTATTAGTACTTACTTAATGGAGGCTGGCATTCATGTGGTCTCTGCAGAAACACTTCTAGTAAATTCTTCGGCACTCGTACAGTTTTTAGTAAACGGACTTACACTCGCGCTATACCCAGATAATGATATGGTGAAGGTGAGTTGGCTAGATTTTTTACACGGTCATTTTAATATTCCTACAGCCAAACATGATTTTTTAGAAGCTTGTCTTTCAAAGAACGACACTTCCTTAAATGAGCTACTTAGCGAGTACCAAATAACGGTTAATCTCGCCACGCTCACTACATTGTCTCTGTATCAAGCATTTGAATATCTTATTAAACAAAGTAAGCTTTATACAGTTGCAGATGCATATCTCTTTGCCTTTATGGATATAGTCTTGGAGTTTGAAACACAACCTCAGGCAAGTAAGCTTAATTTCTTAGACTACTGGGAGTCGAAAAAAGAGAAAGCCAGTATTCCTTCAGAAGGTATGAAAGATGCCGTTACTGTAATGACAATTCACAAAAGTAAAGGTCTAGAATTTCCGATAGTATTATATCCATACGCCAACACAAAGCTATATGCAGAACAAAATGCCAAGGCTTGGTTTCCTTTAAATGAAGGTGGTTTTGGTGATGCCCTGATTAATTTCTCCAAAGAAGTAGAACATTTTGGTGCTGTAGGTCAGGCGCTTTTTTCAGACAGACGAAACACCCTAGAATTAGACAACATTAATTTGTTATACGTTGTTCTTACACGTGCTGTAGAACAACTATATGTTTACTCTGAAATTCCCTCAAAAATATCTATTGAGCAACCTGACGACTTTAGGCAGCTTCTCATTGCCTATTTATCGGCAAATAACCTTTGGAACCCAGATCAATTACGCTATTCATTTGGCGATTTTAAAGCCACTTGCAACCTTGCTTCCAAAGAAAAGAAACGTGACGAAGTTGTAGTAGTAACACCTAGCTATATTTCTTCTAGCCCAGAAGAGCATCAATTGAGAATCGCCAGTTCTGAAGCATCTCTTTGGCAAACAGATGCAGAAGCGGCTATTGACTTAGGGAATCTTGTTCATGATACTATGGAGCATATTCGTACTAAAAATGATATTAAAACTGTTTTCGCATCATATAGAGAAAGGGCACTTTATCCTGAAGACACCATAACTTATCTTGAAAGTGTTGTGGTAAATATTGTACAGCATCCAGATGTTATGCATTTGTTCTCAGACGAACTAACGCCAAGCAGTATTATAAATGAGCGCGATATTGTAACTAGTACTCAAGAACTGTTGCGCCCAGATAGGCTCAATTTTTTTGATGATAATACGGTAACTATAACCGACTATAAAACAGGTACAGAAAATACAAAACACAATCGGCAGCTCGAAATATATGGTAAAACCTTACAAGATATGGGCTATGAGATTGCTGAAAAAATTCTAATTTATAGTCATGGCGCTTCAATTTCCATAAATAAAATTTAA
- a CDS encoding alpha/beta hydrolase family protein, with product MICNKNQLLPQEGKKPIVYDVFFEETKTPKPIVIFCHGYKGFKDWGAWNLVAEKFAVSGLFFIKFNFSHNGGTPQQPVDFPDLEAFAQNNYSKEKDDLQRILDFITLSEKYNAEIDTNDITVIGHSRGGGIVLLKAEESDLISKVVTWAGVSDYKVRFQEGSESFKAWKETGRTFVENGRTKQQMPHDWQFYEDFKHNEHRLTISRAVKALDKPLLLIHGSEDPTVLPEEAAQLHRWNKNSDLVIIEGADHVFNARHPWSKKKLPENLQYVVATTIEFVKK from the coding sequence ATGATTTGTAATAAAAACCAATTACTGCCTCAAGAAGGTAAGAAACCTATAGTATATGATGTGTTCTTTGAAGAAACAAAAACCCCTAAACCAATCGTTATTTTTTGTCACGGTTATAAAGGTTTTAAAGATTGGGGAGCTTGGAATCTAGTTGCTGAAAAATTTGCTGTTTCAGGTTTGTTTTTCATAAAATTTAATTTTTCTCACAATGGAGGCACGCCCCAACAGCCCGTAGATTTTCCAGACCTAGAGGCTTTTGCTCAAAATAACTACAGCAAAGAAAAAGATGATTTACAACGCATACTAGATTTTATAACGTTGTCAGAAAAATACAATGCAGAAATAGATACCAACGATATAACGGTGATAGGACATAGTCGCGGTGGTGGAATTGTTTTACTAAAAGCCGAAGAGAGTGATTTAATTTCGAAGGTAGTGACTTGGGCGGGTGTTAGCGATTATAAAGTAAGGTTTCAAGAAGGTTCTGAGAGTTTTAAAGCCTGGAAAGAAACTGGGCGCACCTTTGTAGAGAACGGGCGTACCAAACAGCAAATGCCACACGATTGGCAGTTTTATGAAGACTTTAAACACAATGAACATAGACTTACTATTAGTAGGGCTGTAAAAGCACTTGACAAACCATTGTTATTAATTCATGGCAGTGAAGACCCTACAGTTTTACCAGAAGAAGCGGCACAGCTCCACCGTTGGAATAAGAATTCTGACTTGGTGATTATTGAAGGTGCAGATCATGTTTTTAATGCCAGACATCCATGGAGTAAAAAAAAATTGCCTGAAAATCTTCAGTATGTAGTAGCGACAACAATTGAGTTTGTAAAAAAATAA
- a CDS encoding GNAT family N-acetyltransferase: protein MIRRAKPSEIVQLMAITKACAAKMAAENIFQWNDDYPTTAAFSFDVSRNELFVLLEQDTIIGCITISTFKDAEYNTINWLTEDGLNYYIHRLAIAPEFQHQGNAKKLMDFAEAFARDKNATSVRLDTFSENKRNQQFYDARGYVKLGDVYFPRQTAIPFHCYELVL from the coding sequence ATGATTCGAAGAGCGAAACCATCAGAAATTGTTCAACTTATGGCAATAACTAAAGCTTGTGCTGCAAAAATGGCTGCTGAAAATATCTTTCAATGGAACGACGATTACCCAACCACCGCCGCATTTTCATTTGATGTTTCGCGCAATGAGCTTTTTGTCTTACTAGAACAAGATACCATTATTGGTTGTATTACCATCTCTACCTTTAAAGATGCAGAATACAACACAATAAATTGGCTTACTGAAGATGGTCTCAATTATTACATCCACCGACTTGCAATTGCTCCCGAGTTTCAACATCAAGGAAATGCAAAAAAACTCATGGATTTTGCCGAAGCCTTTGCCAGAGATAAAAACGCAACCTCTGTACGTCTAGATACTTTTAGTGAAAATAAAAGAAATCAACAGTTTTATGATGCGCGAGGTTATGTAAAATTAGGCGATGTATATTTTCCAAGACAGACAGCAATTCCCTTTCATTGTTATGAACTGGTCTTATGA